The following are encoded together in the candidate division WOR-3 bacterium genome:
- a CDS encoding chemotaxis protein CheA produces MKEEFKEYIKLFKEETSEYLEKLTKIMVELEKNPKNENLVEEAYRIFHTLKGMAASIGYNEIETISHNLEEKLELFKGKEKLPTEIIDEIFRGMDKIENFLLTIDSPILNKTEEKEGPFLEILFKEDIDLPAARAAVIIQRIEEKTEIEETIPSYNEIKAGKIGRILKVRCKDPEKVIDIVASFSEVEEVKLREKKEIEKIPKGEIEGIRVNVNTLDRMQNLIGELLVSSSQISEIVRGLEEESFQEIVDLHNRSIKELKEIVTSLRLVPLSLIFNKIPRYVRDLSKKLGKEVEIEIFGSEIEVDRSLLESIGDPMIHLIRNAIYHGIELPEEREALGKSRVGKITLLSRNIKGNLLLQISDDGKGIDEEEVLLTALRKGLIKEEELEKISKPEILRFLFLPGFTTKEEADKISGRGIGLDVVRKMVRSMGGSVNIYTEKNKGTTISIKLPLSMAVIKVYLIGVDELMVGLPMTFVDETITISKDSISKIMGKELILHRKEILPVYRISQMLNCGPSTNGSSQLPCVIIEIENERFAIVGGVFRGSMEAVVKPLPPPLDKIKEYLGITMMGNGKPCLILDLPTLRYRRDYENTGS; encoded by the coding sequence TAAAATTATTTAAAGAGGAAACAAGTGAATATTTAGAGAAGCTCACCAAAATAATGGTAGAGCTTGAAAAGAATCCTAAAAATGAAAATTTGGTAGAGGAAGCATATAGGATTTTTCATACACTAAAAGGGATGGCTGCTTCTATTGGTTATAACGAAATTGAGACAATTTCTCATAATCTTGAAGAAAAATTAGAACTATTTAAAGGGAAAGAGAAACTCCCTACGGAGATTATAGACGAGATTTTCCGAGGAATGGATAAAATAGAAAATTTTCTCCTAACCATTGATAGTCCTATTTTAAATAAAACCGAAGAAAAAGAAGGGCCTTTTCTTGAAATTCTGTTTAAAGAAGACATAGACCTTCCTGCTGCAAGAGCAGCTGTTATTATTCAAAGAATAGAAGAAAAAACGGAAATTGAAGAGACCATTCCTTCTTATAATGAAATAAAAGCTGGAAAGATAGGAAGAATTTTAAAGGTTCGTTGTAAAGACCCTGAAAAAGTTATAGATATTGTGGCTTCTTTTTCCGAAGTTGAAGAAGTTAAATTAAGAGAGAAAAAAGAAATAGAGAAAATTCCAAAAGGAGAAATTGAAGGAATAAGAGTTAATGTGAATACTTTGGATAGAATGCAAAATTTAATAGGAGAGTTACTTGTATCAAGTTCTCAAATCTCCGAGATCGTAAGAGGGTTGGAAGAAGAAAGCTTCCAAGAGATTGTGGATCTTCATAATAGGAGCATAAAAGAGTTAAAGGAAATTGTTACAAGTTTAAGGCTTGTTCCTCTTTCTTTGATTTTTAATAAAATCCCAAGATATGTTAGAGATTTGAGTAAGAAGTTAGGGAAAGAAGTAGAAATTGAAATTTTTGGTTCAGAGATTGAGGTGGATCGGTCTCTTCTTGAAAGTATTGGAGATCCTATGATTCATCTTATTAGAAATGCAATTTATCATGGGATTGAGCTTCCGGAGGAAAGAGAAGCCTTAGGAAAATCCAGAGTAGGAAAGATCACTCTTCTATCAAGAAATATAAAAGGAAATTTGTTACTGCAGATAAGCGATGATGGGAAGGGAATAGATGAAGAAGAAGTTTTACTTACTGCACTTAGAAAGGGATTAATTAAAGAAGAAGAATTAGAAAAGATATCTAAACCTGAAATCTTAAGATTTTTGTTTCTCCCTGGCTTTACTACCAAAGAAGAAGCAGACAAAATTTCTGGGAGAGGAATTGGTTTGGATGTGGTTAGAAAGATGGTTCGTTCTATGGGGGGTAGTGTTAACATTTATACGGAGAAAAATAAAGGGACCACAATATCAATAAAATTACCTCTTTCAATGGCAGTAATTAAAGTTTACCTTATAGGTGTAGATGAGCTAATGGTTGGGTTACCAATGACCTTTGTGGATGAAACAATTACAATTTCAAAAGATTCTATTTCTAAAATAATGGGAAAAGAACTAATATTACATAGAAAAGAAATCCTTCCTGTTTATAGAATTTCTCAAATGCTTAACTGTGGTCCTTCAACAAATGGTAGTTCACAACTTCCTTGTGTGATAATAGAAATAGAAAATGAACGTTTTGCAATTGTGGGAGGAGTGTTTAGAGGAAGTATGGAAGCGGTCGTTAAGCCTTTACCTCCTCCTCTGGACAAAATTAAAGAATATTTAGGAATAACAATGATGGGAAACGGTAAGCCTTGTTTAATTCTTGACTTACCAACTTTAAGATATAGGAGGGACTATGAAAATACAGGATCTTAA